Proteins encoded by one window of Acinonyx jubatus isolate Ajub_Pintada_27869175 chromosome X, VMU_Ajub_asm_v1.0, whole genome shotgun sequence:
- the ARSH gene encoding arylsulfatase H, which produces MMWPFHKRTCWLSVHLWCLFGGLSSALVTRNSRPNIVLLMADDLGVGDVCCYGNNTVSTPNIDRLASEGVRLTQHLAAASVCTPSRTAFLTGRYPVRSGMASPFNLNRVLTWLGGSGGLPTNETTFAKLLQHRGYRTGLIGKWHQGLSCASRNDHCYHPLNHGFDYFYGLPFGLLSDCQASRTPELHRWLRIKLWMSTAALGLVPVLLLVPKYARWFPVPWKVLLALGLLAFLFFLSWYSSYGFTRRWNCILMRNHDIVQQPMREERVTSLLLKEALAFIDRYKRGPFLLFVSFLHVHTPLITKEKFVGHSKYGLYGDNVEEMDWMVGRILEALDRERLSNHTLVYFTSDNGGRLEVQEGGAQLGGSNGVYKGGKGMGGWEGGIRVPGIFRWPTVLEAGKVIDEPTSLMDIYPTLSYVGGGILPQDRVIDGRNLMPLLEGRVSHSDHEFLFHYCGVYLHTARWHQKDCATVWKVHYVTPKFSPDGADACYGSGICPCSGDVTYHDPPLLFDISRDPSEARPLSPDNEALFDSVVKKIEAAIKEHRRTLTPVPQQFSVFNTIWKPWLQPCCGTFPFCGCDKEDDILSTAW; this is translated from the exons ATGATGTGGCCATTCCATAAGCG GACCTGCTGGCTGTCTGTTCACCTCTGGTGCCTGTTTGGGGGCCTGAGCTCAGCGCTGGTGACGAGGAACTCGAGGCCCAATATTGTGCTCCTGATGGCGGATGACCTCGGGGTGGGAGATGTCTGTTGCTACGGCAATAACACAGTGAG CACACCGAATATCGACCGCCTGGCGAGTGAGGGCGTGCGGCTCACCCAGCACCTGGCGGCTGCGTCCGTGTGCACCCCGAGTAGGACTGCCTTCCTGACCGGCCGGTACCCCGTCAGATCAG GGATGGCGTCTCCCTTCAACCTGAACCGCGTCCTTACCTGGCTCGGAGGCTCCGGCGGTCTGCCCACCAATGAAACCACGTTCGCCAAGCTGCTACAACATCGGGGCTATCGCACGGGACTCATAG GCAAATGGCACCAGGGCTTGAGCTGCGCCTCTCGGAACGACCACTGTTACCACCCGCTCAACCACGGCTTCGACTACTTCTACGGGCTGCCCTTTGGGTTGCTCAGTGACTGCCAGGCGTCCAGGACCCCCGAGCTGCACCGCTGGTTGCGTATAAAGCTGTGGATGTCCACGGCGGCCCTCGGCCTCGTGCCCGTCTTGCTGCTCGTCCCCAAATACGCCCGCTGGTTCCCCGTGCCCTGGAAGGTCCTCCTGGCCCTGGGCCTGCTggccttcctcttcttcctgtcctGGTACTCCAGCTACGGGTTTACGAGACGCTGGAACTGTATCCTGATGAGAAATCATGACATCGTCCAGCAGCCCATGCGCGAGGAGCGGGTAACCTCCCTTCTGCTCAAGGAGGCCCTCGCCTTTATCGACAG GTATAAACGcggccccttcctcctcttcgtGTCCTTTCTGCACGTGCACACCCCACTGATCACCAAAGAGAAGTTTGTGGGGCACAGTAAATACGGGCTCTATGGAGATAACGTCGAAGAAATGGACTGGATGGTGG GTAGGATCCTGGAGGCCCTGGACCGGGAGCGCCTGTCCAATCACACGCTGGTGTACTTCACGTCGGACAACGGGGGTCGCCTGGAGGTGCAGGAAGGCGGGGCCCAGCTGGGCGGCTCCAACGGCGTCTACAAAG GTGGCAAAGGAATGGGCGGATGGGAGGGGGGCATTCGTGTCCCAGGAATATTCCGGTGGCCGacggtcctggaggctgggaaagtGATTGACGAACCAACAAGCCTAATGGACATTTATCCGACACTGTCTTATGTAGGTGGAGGGATATTGCCCCAGGACAG AGTGATTGATGGCCGGAATCTAATGCCCTTGCTGGAAGGCAGGGTATCGCACTCGGACCATGAGTTCCTCTTCCACTACTGTGGGGTCTACCTGCACACGGCCAGGTGGCATCAGAAGGACT GTGCAACGGTGTGGAAGGTCCATTACGTGACTCCCAAATTCTCCCCGGACGGAGCTGATGCCTGCTATGGAAGTGGAATATGCCCATGTTCTGGAGATGTCACCTACCATGATCCTCCACTGCTCTTTGACATCTCAAGAGACCCTTCTGAGGCCCGGCCTCTTAGCCCTGACAATGAAGCCTTATTTGACTCAGTGGTCAAGAAAATCGAGGCGGCCATAAAAGAGCATCGCAGGACTCTCACACCTGTCCCACAGCAGTTCTCTGTGTTCAACACCATTTGGAAACCGTGGCTGCAGCCTTGCTGTGGGACTTTCCCTTTTTGTGGGTGTGACAAAGAAGATGACATCCTCTCTACGGCTTGGTGA